One Williamwhitmania taraxaci genomic window, ATTATTGACAGGACGGGGCTTTGTGGGGGTTTGGGCTTCAGTTAACAGGTGATTCATACGTACATATCTCCAATGCTCTAATGGTTACTAGTTTTTTGGCAAGAAAATGTGCCTTGCCATGCGGAATAGTGGGTAAAGAGAACATGGGGAATACCGCTCAACTTTTGGCTCCAAAGAAGAGCCTCATCGATGAACAGGTAAACCCCATGTAATCCGAGAATTTCTTCCTAAGGATGTTAGTTCCGGTTAGTGGAATTGATAGGTTCTCGAAAAATGCTGCACCGATAAGAGGTATAGGCTTGGGAGAATGGCAAACTCAATGTAAGAGCAGCGTGGTAATGGCGGTGGGAGAGGTTTGAGCGTAGCACTGGCACCATAATTATTTTAGGCCTTACGCTTTTCGTTTCTATTTTCTTCATAACTTTGTGCTTCATTTTCGAATGAATATTGATTTAGAATTGCTTAGGGGCTGTGGGGCAGCCCCTTTTTTTATGGGGTTACAGGTAGGCTTATCCATTCTTTAGCATGTAATTGGCCGCATCTTGCTCAATTGCTGCTGCGGTCTTTACGGGATTTTGGCAAAGCCAAGCATCCAGCTCAACGCGATTGAAGTAAAGCATTTTCCCTCTTGGCTTGTAGTGTCTTATTTGCCTTCTCGAGGTTAACTTGTAGAGATGCCCTTTGGAAACGCCCATATAGGCCACCGCCTCGTTGAAGGTTAAAACAGTTTTTTGGGAGACCAGCAATTCCTCAATTCTTCCGAGCTGCTCAGTAATTTCCTTAATGTCATTCATTGGTTATTGTTGCTTGGTTAATACTTGGCAAATATCTGCTTTATTTTCCTGTTTTTGATTTTGATCAACCAAAACCGCTCTGACCTACAGGTTGTTAAAAAACTCAAAAACAACCGTTAAGACTCGTTAAGTCCCGTTAGCGTCTCGTGAGCGGGACTTTAAAGACCCAATAACAACCGCTACCAACCGGAGAAATTATTATCTATCACTAATAATGCATGCGATAGTCGCTCATATACAGCAATATGCAGAGTTTTTTCTCAAAAAAGCCACACTTTCTTGTGATGATTCTGAAAATTGTTGATAACTTTTTTTCAACCCCCAATAATATTCGTCGTTGTATTCTTTTATCTTTTTTCATTACAAGGCCATTTAGTTGTGTATGGCTCTCTTCATCAGTGTTCTCAAAATATACTTGTTCTCCATGAACTCAAACGAGGTTTTCTTCTGTTTTTTCCACTCAGGTGCAAATCTTAGCGCATAAATAAATGTTGGTCGAAATGTCTTTGGCTGTATCGGAGTTTGGACATTATCTGCAATTCAATGTGAATACCAACATGAGCGTTAAAAATTGCTAGTGAGCATTTTGTTTAAAACTCAACTTCTGGCAATCCGTTTACTGCTTGCATTTTCTTTTCATCAACCGCTCGGGTGTAAACTTCTACATGCTTTAACCCCGAATGCCCCAGCAGTGAGGCTACTGTTTTCACATCGGCCTTTACTTCCCCCAGTAGGTTCACGGCAAAACTATGCCGTGCACAGTGCCATGTGATGTTTTTTTTAATACCCGATCTCGCCACCCATTGCTTGAGGATCTTTAGCGCTCCGGTATGTGTTGGTAGGTTAAATATAATATCCTGTTGTTCCTTTTGCTCACCGATCAGTTTTAGCAGCATAGGGCTTATGGCCATTCTCACAATCGCGTTTTTCGAAGAGTGCTTCGTTTTAGATTGGCTGAATGTTAGCACGTTGTTTGCGAAGTCTATATTCTTGTAGGTTAATACCGAGACATCACACCACCTTAAGCCGCTGAACAGGCTAAACAAAAATGCCCGTTTTACTTCTCTGTTGGCACATTCAGCACCGGCAAGTTGCTCTATCTCTTTATAGGATAGAATTTCCTTTTTCAACCCCTCGTCCCTTGCCACCCTAATACCTTCGGTTGGGTTTTCAAAAAGGAGTTTATCCTTTCTCGCCTGGCTCACCACCCGCTTAAACTTGCTGAAGTAGTTGTAGGGCGTTTCACCGTTCAGCCCTTTTTGCATAAACTCTAAATAGCCCTTGCAAATCCTTTCATCCAGTTGTTTTGGCTTAAGAGTTGTAATGTTTTGGGATTCTAGGTATTTCACAAACCATATCTTCGAGTACTTTACAATCCTTAGATCCTTATGGGGATAGTCTGCAACAAACTTTTCAAAGTATGCAACAAAATCAACCCCCTTTTTGAATGCGGGCGTAAACTCATAGTCTTGCGCTTGCAGCTCAAGTTCTCTCTTGGCCCTAATGCTTTCCGCAAGTAACTTTGTTTGCTTGTTCTTTTGCCTTATTTCTGTGGATTTGGGCGGTTCCAAAGTCAATCCGAGATAC contains:
- a CDS encoding site-specific integrase, with product MGVKLRENGKESGVRSLFLDITTNGKRYKEYLGLTLEPPKSTEIRQKNKQTKLLAESIRAKRELELQAQDYEFTPAFKKGVDFVAYFEKFVADYPHKDLRIVKYSKIWFVKYLESQNITTLKPKQLDERICKGYLEFMQKGLNGETPYNYFSKFKRVVSQARKDKLLFENPTEGIRVARDEGLKKEILSYKEIEQLAGAECANREVKRAFLFSLFSGLRWCDVSVLTYKNIDFANNVLTFSQSKTKHSSKNAIVRMAISPMLLKLIGEQKEQQDIIFNLPTHTGALKILKQWVARSGIKKNITWHCARHSFAVNLLGEVKADVKTVASLLGHSGLKHVEVYTRAVDEKKMQAVNGLPEVEF
- a CDS encoding helix-turn-helix domain-containing protein, producing the protein MNDIKEITEQLGRIEELLVSQKTVLTFNEAVAYMGVSKGHLYKLTSRRQIRHYKPRGKMLYFNRVELDAWLCQNPVKTAAAIEQDAANYMLKNG